From Salvelinus alpinus chromosome 20, SLU_Salpinus.1, whole genome shotgun sequence:
CAATGCATCCCTGTTGGAATGACGgaaccttagtgatatctgttcttcctcacttgaagcacgggggtggcagcatcatgttgtgggggtgacacaaataaaacaatttaaaggcaatgctaccaaatactagttgagtgtacagtatgtgaacttctgacccactgggaatgtgatgaaagaaaagctgaaataaatcattatctccactattgttctgacatttcacattcttaaaataaagtggtgatcccaactgacctaagacatgggatttttactaggattaaatgtcaggaattgtgaaaaacagtttaaatgtatttggctaaggtgcatgtaaacttccgacttcaagtctgtgtgtaaaatatatatatatatatatatatatatatacacacacacacacactccaaatgTAGGCACCCCTTCTCGCCAATCCTTACATCTATTATGGTTTGACAGAAAGGTAATAAACCATAATTTCTCCCTTAAGGGGATCTGACCTCAACCCTTCATTTGCCTAATCCTCAGATCACCACCCGTATCCCCTATAGCAATCCTGTGACTTCCTCCTgtccacccaacacattccaaagccatctggctcctacagataaccattcacTTCTGATGTAAAAACCAGTCGCTATCACTCTTTAAATAAAATACTGAGTTTAACAATGTTCCAAGTTTAACCCAGAATCTAACAATAACCTACTTGCGGCAGCATGTTCACAATCACATCTTCCCGccccaaatcaaatcaacgtttatttgtcccgtgcgccaaatacaacaggtgtagaccttacagtgaaatgcttacttacaggctctaaccaatagtgcggaaaacaggtgtgtgtgtaggtaagtaaagaaataaaacagtaaaaatacatttgaaaataagagtagcaaggctatatacagacaccggttagtcaggcttattgaggtagtatgtacatgtaggtatggttaaagtgactatgcatatatgatgaacagagagtagcagtagcgtaaaaggagggtttggcgggaggtgggacacaatgcagatagcccagttagccaatgtgcgggagcactggttggtcgggtcaattgaggtagtatgtacatggatgtaaggttaaagtgactatgcatataagataaacagagagtagcagcagcgtaaaagaggggttgggaggGGCAcataatgtaaatagtccgggtaaccattggttacctgttcagaagtcttatggcttgggggtaaaaactgttgagaagcctttttgtcctagacttggcactccggtaccgcttgccatgcggtagtagagagaaaagtctatgactggggtggctggggtctttgacaatttttagggccttcctctgacaccgcctggtgtagaggtcctggatggcaggcagctttgccccagtgatgtattgggccgtacacactaccctctgtggtgccttgcggtcgcaggccgagcaattgccgtaccaggcagtgatgcaaccggtcaggatgctctcgatgttgcagctgtagaaccttttgaggatctcaggacccatgccaaatctttttagtttcctgagggggaataggtttgtcgtgccctctttacgactgtcttggtgtgtttggaccattctagtttgttgttgatgtggacaacaaggaatttgaagctctcaacctgctccactacagctccgtcgatgagaatggggacgtgctcggtgctccttttcctgtagtccacaatcatctccttagtcttggttacgttgagggataggttgttattctggcaccacccggccaggtctctgacctcctccctataggctgtcttgtcgttgtcggtgatcaggcctaccactgttgtgtcgtctgaaaatgtaatgatggtgttggagtcgtgcctggccatgcagtcgtaggtgaacagggagtacaggaggggactgagcacgcacccctggggtgctccagtgttgaggatcagtgtggcagatgtgttgctacctaccctcaccaccttggggcgacccgtcaggaagtccaggatccagttgcagagggaggtgtttagtcccaggttccttagcgatgagctttgagggtactatggtgttgagtaATAAAGAAAAAAACTACACAGGAAATCAGTACAGGGCCAAAAGTTAGTGACTGTGTACATGTAGCAGCATGTACTCTCACAGCCACACGTGGTTGTTACTCACTGATGAATAATATGTTTCCTTCACAGATGTAACATAGGTCAAGCTCACATCATTTATCTAGGAAAAAGGTAGTGTCCGTATGCAATAAAAGACCTGGGCAAGGAGTATGAGATGAGATACTTTCTTTAATATGAATTCAACTCTATTTGGAAGCAATATTGTACAGCGTGTTCAGTATTGTACAGCGTGTTCAGTATTGTACAGCGTGTTCAGTATTGTACAGCATGTTCCGTATTGTACAGCGTGTTCAGTATTGTACAGCGTGTTCAGTATTGTACAGCGTGTTCAGCATTGTACAGCATGCCCAACGATATAAACACTATTCACCAGGACTACTTAACTCACAGTAGGTAATTATAATGCTGCGTCAGACGTCATCTAGGTATAAAGCATAGACGATAAACATTTGCATTGGCTGTGGTTATGAGGCTTTGACAGATGCAAGGTATGGTTATTGGTTGATGCATTTTGTTTCATGTCACTATTATCCAAATTATGCAGATTATTTCCTTGTTTAACTTTGACAAAATGTTGTAAAAAACCTCTAGACCAGGGCtccccaaccctcttcctggagatctaccgtcctgtggattttcagtccaaccctaatttaaacacacctgattctactaattcgctgctcaacaagaccttaactagctgaatcagatatgttacattagggttggactgaaaacctacaggacagtagatctccaggaagagggttgggcagccctgctctAGGTGGAAGTTGTTCCACCTCAGAGAGCAAACCATCAGAAAGAGGAAGAGACATCAATAAACATTGACCTTCAGGGATCCAACCAGTAACAGTCGGACCAAAACACCTATCAAAACAAAGATGAAGTCAAATAATAATAAGGTATCAGAGAGTAAACATAACACTTCCTGATGTCAGATTCTATAAGAATCATAAAAGGACAAACTAATTAAATGTTTCtaaaagtaacataataaaaaataaaaaaacaggcaCTCAGATGTGGCAGGGTTAGCAAACCACCACGGattacagcccagtacatcacccgGGCAGAgctccctgctatccaggaccactataccaggcggtgtcaagaggaaggccccaaaaattgcaAAATGCTCGAGCAACCACAGTGCACCACGTCTGGAACCAACAAGCCTTAAGACCGCTAAACAAGACCGCTAAATAGCTCTTCAAATGGTTACTCGGACTACGTGCATTGACTATGTACACACAGGACTATCAGACATACAGTACTTacactgacaacacacacacaccaaatacgCTACTGCCAATGTACTGTCTATCATCTATCCTAagcgggcgcacacacacacaggactatcAGACATGCAGTACTTacaatgacaacacacacacacacaccaaatgcaCTGCTGCCAATGTACTCTTATCTAtccaaggcacacacacacacacaggacagacacacGACAGGGTTGGTTTAGAGGATAAATTAACCAGAATCATTCCTTTTCAAGAAAATGTCTTGACTAGAAAATAGGTTGATTTGTGCGATTGAAATGGTTAAAACTGACACCCTGTTGTTTAAACACAAACTAGCTACCGTGTTTCCCCCTGGATTCACACACACTTCACAGGATGCTAATGGACCAACGGTCTCAGAATTCACTGGAAACAGATAGCACGCCCTTGGCTGTGACCAGCCCAGTCTGAGATGAGATAAACGTGTTCCAAACGACACTAAAACATGTCAGTCATTACACTGGCCACAGAAACCAAAGATGGACTGGGGTCTTTTAGACATCTTGAAGTCAATGGGCCCCCCCATACCAAATCTGACACTTTTAAGCTTGTTTCTACACCCTTAAAACACACAGCAACATGGgattcattagtccactgttgatacggtcccaaaatgttttgcatgtcaacaGACACGTTTAAggtattggactttcaagaagtgTCACTTGCCACACAATGATGCATTTTACATCatgtgacactttgcttcttgaaagttcAATATTTTGAAAACTTGTCtgttgacatgcaaaacattttgggactgtatcaacagtggactaacgAAACAATATTATAAGATCGTTTTGGAGTAGATTTTTCCTTTAATGTAGGCAGGACAGGTGACGATGCGTCTCTGGCTCAGACGTCATTCTCTTCACAGTGACCTTTGAGGAGAGGCAGCAAGACGGAGACTTGAGAACATTCTGTGCGACCATTCTCATTTCCTCATTACAAATCGCCAACCATCGTTGATGGTCTTTCCACCCAGCTCTCCATTTCTCCTCAGACGCACACATCCACAACCCCCTCGTCCAGATCTCTTTCGTCGGCCGACTCTCTCCCCATCGCCTCTATCTTGACCTGCTCCAGTGTCTGCCAGGAGTCCACTTCCTGGTCTCTCCTGATTGGCTCCCCACCACTACGACCCTGCTGGGCGGAGCCTCCCTCTGTGGAGTAGATCCCAGAGTCTCCGCTGTCCTGGCGGATGTGCCTGCCGCTGTCCTGCTCCAGCTCTGAGGGGGGCGCTGTGAGAGGAGGAGCGACATGTATCTCCAGGAGCAACACCTCAGGACAGATGGTCAGCTTATCACAGCACAGCTCCGCCTCTGAATCAGCAGTGAGGAGGCGGGGCATGTCGGAGCCAGGGGAGGAGTCACAGAGGTActggggggaggggaagagagaaagatgatAATTGTCATGGCTTAATCCCAACCACCCttaaacacacagatacacccACCAACCAAGAGGATGGACGGTACACCTGGATATTACTGTTATGCTGTTTACTGTTGAGTAAACATTTGTGAGGCCTACCTCCTGGATGTGTGCAGGCAGCTGGATAGAGGGGTAAAAGGTGTTTTTGAGGACTCTGTAGAACCTGAAGAAGGCGTAGGAGGGAAGCAACACGAGCAGGAAACACAGCATCATGGAGACCAGGAAGTATAGGAAGATCTGCCAGTACGGGGTGTCACCTGAGGACGAGGACAGTCACACTTTAGTGGCCTTATTATGCAATTGCTCCTGTAAAACACGCTCTCTGCCATctctacacacacattacacaggtAGGTAATTTGTCAAGCAATTTGGAAACCAATCTCCAAGTCTTTAGTGTGAAGTGTTCATTCCTACCCTCTGTCTGCCTGCACTGGGGTTCTGTGTAGCTGCTAGTCTTGTTGTAGTAGTCATAGCGAGACTGGATCATGACACAGTACCACGTCCAGGCCTCCAGCTCAGGCAGCGTCACCAGGTTGCTGCTAGAGTCCACCACTTTAGGCTTCAAACCCTGAACATCCAATAAGAACAGGTTATAAAATCAGACATGGTTGGGATACGCAGCCCTGTCTTGCACTACCCCCAGCCGTTCCACTTATTTCACCCATTCCAGTTGAATCAGATGTGCTAGTCCTGAATACGTCACAAAAGTGGAACGGTTGGGGGTACACCAGGAAAGGTTTGGGATATAGAGATGACATAGAAATCATATATCTGCTCTGGTGTAACACAGGGACACAGCAGAAGGGTTATTGATGTTGTTTCAACAGGAAGAGTTCCAGAGAACATGGAACAACTGACATAGAATACTTCAAAACCTTCCAGAATACAAAGCACCAATATAGAATACTTCAAAACCTTCCAGAATACAAAGCACCAATATAGAATACTTCAAAACCTTCCAGAACACAAAGCACCAATATAGAATACTTCAAAACCTTCCAGAATACAAAGCACCAACATAGAACACTTCAAAACCTTCCAGAATACAAAGCACCAATATAGAACACTTCAAAACCTTCCCGAATACAAAGCACCAATATAGAACACTTCAAAACCTTCCAGAATACAAAGCACCAACATAGAACACTTCAAAACCTTCCAGAATACAAAGCACCAACATAGAACACTTCAAAACCGTCCAGAATACAAAGCACCAACATAGAACATTTCAAAACCTTCCAGAATACAAAGCACCAATATAGAACACTTCAAAACCTTCCAGAATACAAAGCACCAACATAGAACACTTCAAAACCTTCCAGAATACAGAGCACCAACCAGTTACCTGCATTGAAAACCACATTAGAACACACTTGTGTTCCTATCTTTAAGATGATTGTTTAGAGTGTTACAACATGTTGTTGTAGCTTCTGGTGTTTTATAGCAGTCCCAGAGTTACTGAGGGGAGGCCCAGGTTACAGCAGTCCCAGGGTTACTGAGGGGAGGCCATGGTTACAGCAGTCCCAGGGTTACTGAGGGGAGGCCATGGTTACAGCAGTCCCAGGGTTACTGAGGGGAGGCCCAGGTTACAGCAGTCCCAGGGTTACTGAGGGGAGGCCATGGTTACAGCAGTCCCAGGGTTACTGAGGGGAGGCCATGGTTACAGCAGTCCCAGGGTTACTGAGGGGAGGCCCAGGTTACAGCAGTCCCAGGGTTACTGAGGGGAGGCCATGGTTACAGCAGTCCCAGGGTTACTGAGGGGAGGCCCAGGTTACAGCAGTCCCAGGGTTACTGAGGGGAGGCCCAGGTTACAGCAGTCCCAGGGTTACTGAGGGGAGGCCCAGGTTACAGCAGTCCCAGGGTTACTGAGGGGAGGCCCAGGAGTCTTTAGAGGCCACAGAAAAAGGCAGAAGGTTGTGCCAGTACCTGAGGGTCATCAGAGCGGCTCCAGTACAGGATGCGGTAGTCCAGGAACGGGACGTGTTCCTTCATGGAGCCCTGGGTGCTGGTCAGGGGATCAGAGATGGTCACATCCAGCAGGTTCTTCACAGGAGCCAGCTCCACCCTGGACGGTGGGCCCAAAGAAGCTAGACAGGAGGAAGAACAGATCAGACCAAAATAAACTCACTAGTCAATAATAGTTACAATACAGGCAACCCCAGAGTCCTGGAAATGACTCTTGGTGAATGACAGATTAACTGTTTGTCTCTGtgctagttgtgtgtgtgtgtgtgcgcgaggatagtgttgtgtgtgtatgtgcgcgcgaggatagtgttgtgtgtgtgtgtgtgcgcgcacacacacgaggatggtgtgtgtgtgtgcgcgaggatgtgtgtgtgtgaattgaatTGTATTTATCCAGGTGAGACCCATTGATGTTAAAAACCTGTTTCACGAGGGCGACCTGG
This genomic window contains:
- the LOC139546263 gene encoding interferon alpha/beta receptor 1a isoform X2; translation: MLAELPQPQKLTLLTLNTQYVLTWDWDQTTTGNAVTFTAEYMAKYKMKMKKRNWSRVCERTTHTRCDLTGSDLHYLGMYVLRVRASADGVNSHWVYKDFCPDIDASLGPPSRVELAPVKNLLDVTISDPLTSTQGSMKEHVPFLDYRILYWSRSDDPQGLKPKVVDSSSNLVTLPELEAWTWYCVMIQSRYDYYNKTSSYTEPQCRQTEGDTPYWQIFLYFLVSMMLCFLLVLLPSYAFFRFYRVLKNTFYPSIQLPAHIQEYLCDSSPGSDMPRLLTADSEAELCCDKLTICPEVLLLEIHVAPPLTAPPSELEQDSGRHIRQDSGDSGIYSTEGGSAQQGRSGGEPIRRDQEVDSWQTLEQVKIEAMGRESADERDLDEGVVDVCV
- the LOC139546263 gene encoding interferon alpha/beta receptor 1a isoform X1; its protein translation is MNVGFALVLLWSLPITNVLAELPQPQKLTLLTLNTQYVLTWDWDQTTTGNAVTFTAEYMAKYKMKMKKRNWSRVCERTTHTRCDLTGSDLHYLGMYVLRVRASADGVNSHWVYKDFCPDIDASLGPPSRVELAPVKNLLDVTISDPLTSTQGSMKEHVPFLDYRILYWSRSDDPQGLKPKVVDSSSNLVTLPELEAWTWYCVMIQSRYDYYNKTSSYTEPQCRQTEGDTPYWQIFLYFLVSMMLCFLLVLLPSYAFFRFYRVLKNTFYPSIQLPAHIQEYLCDSSPGSDMPRLLTADSEAELCCDKLTICPEVLLLEIHVAPPLTAPPSELEQDSGRHIRQDSGDSGIYSTEGGSAQQGRSGGEPIRRDQEVDSWQTLEQVKIEAMGRESADERDLDEGVVDVCV